The segment TCTGTGACCGAGGAGTACAGCCGATGGCTCTCTATGCCAGTACGAGTGGGTGCTATCGGGCGTGGGGAGGCCAGATTGTCCCTTTTCCAACGTAGTCCCAGTCATCGTGAGAACGGTAGGAAGGGAACTTTGAGCTAGGTAGGATGCTCGAGTATCGTGCGAACACACCTACTCACACAAGTTCAATCAGGTGTTCAAGCAGGGGACAAGAACCACAACATACAACTATGAGCCTTGCATTTAGCAGATGCCGAGCTTTATATTTTTCAATATGAAACCCTTTCAGTAGTCCGAGATGATCAGAATTGCAGTCAGAAATTACCTATTAGGTGGGTGCTATATGCAGGTAGTTGGGAGACTTTCTTGATGCAGCacagtccagatgtctgtcCTCTTGTGCAGACCCCTCACTCGCCGCGGCCTCATGTACCTACGTACCTCCACCAGCCCCGAGCGCATCAATAATACATTCGCTACATTGATATCCCGCATTCAACCACTGCCCGCTCCTGCTGTGGTACGCGCACACACATCACAACACATATAGCAAAGTTTAAAATGTTTAATGGGTCGTAAAATCTTCATGCCATTTCATCATAGAACCATGACTAACAGATTCGGCAACCCAATGCCCCATGACGCCATTGAGATCCGTAATGCTCCTACCAACAGTACCAGTCACAAATACCCGCCTCCGCCCAACACAAAATATCTATATCTACATATTTTTGCGACAATCCAGACGCCTTGTACATCCCAAAAAAGACGAGGTTGAGATACCTATATGAGCTTCTTTTCTCATAGCTGTATCTGACATCCCCAAGACCATGCTTGTCTTGACTAGGCTCTTGCCTACAGCATCATTTCGCCGAAGAAGTCCACCACAAGGAacgtcttcttcacctcCGCAGCCTGACAACAGAAAACTCAAACAGACAAAAGCAATACCACACTCGCTTGTATAAGTATCACACATTTGATAGTCGTCAATCGCGTTTTTGGGTTGCGACGCTTGGTTCACCATCCAGTGGCAGCCATTTCTCATATCGTACTCCAAagttgccgttgccaagtATTAACTTGTACATATTCCAGTACAAGAGTCGCCAGTTTCCACATATCGATGCACCATCTCACTGGTGCGTAGGGTATATCTTGAATAATCGTAATAGGGGGGTTTGTAATATCCTTGTCAGGATAAAGAGCGCCAAGAACTTCTTCACTGCTTTCATATTCCTCCTTCCTCAGACGTCGGTCATTTCCGTATCGCTGTCATTGGCAATAGAAACGGGAAACATCTCAGCGGGGCCCCAGTTTCCTTCGTACACTGTTGCAGGTGCATTGCGGTGCTCAGCGACCCATCGAAGGccttcaagctcaaggacTTGGTCGATTAGAGGGCGGGCTGCTGGTTCCTGCGCCGTCATCCATTTTACAATAGAGTCAAGCGAACTGGGGTGAAATGCCTCAAGCATGAATTCGGGGGCCTGCTGTAGTTCTGATCGCTTAAACGAACCGAACAAGTTACTAGCACTTCttgtttttccttcttgaagATCATCGCTGTGTGCAGACTCGGTGGGGTTTCCAATGGCATCCCTCTGGACTTCGAGTGAAGGTGTCCAGGTGAGACTAGGAACCTCGGATAGATCCCCTGATCTCAAGGCGATCCAGGTGGGACCGTTGTCTGGAAGTACCACGTTTGCAGCGGCCTCCAACGTCATTAGACCCAACGAGAAGACGTCAGCGGATTGACCGGCTTTGCCTTTGAGCATCTCGGGAGCCATGTATTCGCGGTCGCCCTCTACATCGACGCCTTCTGTTGACGTGCATGGCTGAGCCAGGCCGAAGTCACCAATCTTCAGCACTCCTTCAAAAGTGATGAGAATGTTTGCCGGTTTCATATCCAAATGCATAAATCCAGCATGATGGATCTCTTTCAATCCCTAAACCAGATATAGTCAGTAAAAATGCTCTCCTCCACTGTAGCAGCATACTCAACACGGTTACTTACCAAGCATAGATCTTGCAAAATCTTAAAGATGCGGAAATCGTCCAACCGGCCACCTCGCCCCACGTTCCCTAGAAACTTCTCCAAAGTGCCCTCCTCACAAAATTCTGTCTGGATATAAAGGTGAAAGTTGTCTTCCCAATGATCAACATACTGAACAACGTGCTCGGCATGCGTCAATGCCTGAAGAGTGCGCACCTCGCGGAGCTTCGTCTCCCGATCTTTGTGTCCATAATAAGAGTGTCGGCTCTTCTTGACCGCAAAGACTTGGCCCTTGGCAGGGCTGCGGCTGGCGCTGTGACTTGGGGTGGTATTGCCCAGCATAAATGCACTGACATGCTCAAGTTTGGTCACGCGGTACACGGTAGAGAACTCGCCCTTGCCTACTTGCTCAACTTTGTCAAACCTCGAGTACAGGCTAGCATCGATATCCAGGCTACTGGTACGGGCATTGACCGGTGTGACAAAAATGCTGGTGGATGATCGGAAGTCACGACAAGCGGTAGGAGTGACTGGTGGGGGCATGGTGTTGTCATTTACATTATCAGGCGCCTGTGAAATAGACAGACGGCTTGTATCCAAAGGAAGCAATGACTCTTGTGGTGTTTGAGGAGTCCTGCGGCCATCAACTGGGCTTCCTAAATGGTTCACAGCATGTTAGTAAAATGGTCAGCCGGATATCACCAGGCGTGATGCTTACTAGTTGATTCCCGTGACGCCGCTGGTTTGACGGCAGAAAGCGGCAAAATGAATGTTCGGTTAGCACTTGGGCTTTCAAGTGATTGCTCACTAAGATTGCTCAAGCTCGTGGTGAGAGTTGTCGTTTTGGTTGGTGTCGGCGGAATATCTCCATCGGAAATACTTGGCAGTTCGTTACTGTCGCAAAATAACTTTCTATCTTCGCCCTCTAGGCTTAGAATGCTGCCACGGCGCGAACTATGTGAAGCGGAGCCGCGTTGGAAAATAGAAAGTCCCTTGGCAGGTTGACCAAAGGTGTCGGGAGCtcgtgatgatgatgaatggaaAGGTGTTGAAGGAAGGCCAGCGAAAGAGTTTCGGCTGTTACCCTTTCTCTTTATTGCGCTGCCAACTGGAGGAGGGAATGTGGCAAAGGGATTAGTATGCTTCTTGCAAGGCGTGTCTGGCGGCGCAAGTTTCCTGTCGGCCTCTTCCTCAGGATTTCGATTAACCTTGGATATAAGGCCCGTGGAGTTGAAAGCGGCAATCCACAGCTGGTGGGACCGACTGGGCGTAGCAACAGCCTTGGTATGGTCATTGGTAGAGCGTGCAGTTGGTCTGGTTGCGTTCAGGGGCAAAGATCGGGAAAATATATGTGGTCTTGGCCTATCAGCAGCTTTAGGGCCCGGTGCATACCCAGAAGGTTCCTCTGTCAAGCTGTTGCCAGAGGTGGAGGTTGTGAGGGTTTTGGATAAAGGGTGAGGTTGATGTTGCCCTTTGTTGTCCAATGGGTGAATGGAAGCATTAGGCAGAGGGCTTCCCGCATTGAATGGGCTGTCTCGAGGTACTGGGGGAGGAAGGAAATGATCTGTAGAAAGACGAGGGCGATTTCGAACCGGTGTGGAATTATCACCGCCCATTTGTGCGAGTTGTCTTTCTCCAGTTCTTCGACCCCATGAGCCCTTCTCACCGTACCTCTGCTGCAAGGTTGACTTTCGCAGCGAAGAAGATCGCCTCGGAAGATTTGCTACCGGGCTGGGAGAAGAGAGAGGTTCCCGGTTTGAGTTAACAAGGCCATTGTTTGCTCCGGTTAGTTCATACTCTGATGCGTGCGGGTCCTCATGGATGTCGAAGCTTTGTGACGATGACGTGTTTGCGCCAAATATGTTGAACTCCCCAGATGGACCAAAACTGGCAACTCCATGTAAGCTACGCCGCTTTGAGGCCGGGCTGCCTTGATTAGGATAATCCAGGTTCATCGTCGCATCACTGCGCTTCAACGCGCCAGTCGTTGAGACCATGTAAGATTCACTGCTGGGGGTCTCCAAGGCCTTGAGTGCTGCGTATTGTGATGACCCTGACACGTCCAAGTGAAAGCTATGGCGTGATGGTTTTTCTCCAGGGCTATGCGCGGATCGAGGCGATGACTTGTTGTCCTGGCCACGCGGGGTGGCTGACGTGGGTGAAGACGTAACCGATGGCTGGCCCGGATTACCAGAATCGGGAGCAGCACTGAAGGCTCGTTTGAGGGGACTCTTTGGTGAAGCCCGCGCACGAGCCAGCGGGCGAGATGACGTTGATGTTGTCTTGGCAGATTTGGCGGAACGCAACGACAGTCGAACACTTGGGCGGAGAGGAGTTAGAACAGATGATTGGTGAGGCGTTGATGCATGTGTTGACGTGATTGCTGGAGGAGCGGTTTGGGGTTGTGACGGTGAGATATATTGTCGCTGAGGAGTCGCGCCGAAACGTCGGCAAGGCGACTGGGGTGAAGCTTGTCGTGAGCTATCCGAGCTTTGTGAGCTTGTTCGCGACAAGAACTTTGATGGTGATCGGGAGATGGAGCGTCTAAGACTGCGCACTGCCGACGACACGTCCATATGATGGGCATGTGTGGGTGACGGCAGAGCCAGTGTACCTCCACCGTTGGAGAAGGACATTGTAGTGTTTATGAGGGTTACTGGAATGTAATCCTCAAGATTCCGGGGTTATCGCGAGACACGTTCCAGTCAGGAATGTCGCGTGTCAAGCTAATTCAAATGCGTGGTACGTATATAGACCTCCGGCTGTCCCACGTTTTCAATGTCGAGAATGAGTTGAATGCCGCCGTGATAACCTTGAGCTCAATCGGATTGCAAGACTTCAGACAGCCCACTTTAGGCTGGGTAAATGTGAGCAACCAGGGAGTTTGCGACAATAGAGTTTGAAGGCAGCAAGTCTTCCGTGCCAGCGCAAGCTTTTGTCTAGTCAATGCTGTATGTGACGAGACTTGGGCAGGTAGATTTGAATGAAACCAGGCTGCCAGTGCTTGAATACCTAGGCAGGCCGATAAGATCAAAGGTAGAGTAGACGGCCCTTAGGCGTGCGTCGTCTGGTGTGAATGCACCAGCCGCGCAGGAGCAGAGGAAAGAAGAACCAGACGCAAAGAGTGTTGTCGGTACTCTGTTCGGGAGGTGAGTGTGGTTCGATCATGCGGCAGTTACCACATGTTGCAGCTTCGCCCTTCTGCTCTCTTCCCAGTCTCCGTTCACCTCGCACTGCTCACTTCTGCAACAGCAGCTGCTCGTCTTTCTGCTTCGTCTCAACTCGAACTCAATGCGCATTCGATTCTCAGCGCATAGCGGGGGTCGAGAGTTGATCCGTGACTCATGGAAAGTCGCAGGACGACAACGTACCAAGGGTGCTCGTGCCGATGAAGAAAACATACATTACATACACAGCAGACGACTGGAATGTGAATGGAACATGTGGAGGGTTCAGTTGTTCAGGTGTTCAATGGGTGTGGGAAGGAACTGGGCCAGGAGGCCACGCTCGATTTTGCCTAGTTATCTATGGTATTGTGTGCAgagagtactccgtatggcGCAGGCGCTGGGTCTGGCGCCTTCCGCAGAAGGAAGTGCAGGCAcggcatggctggctggcttgctGGCTGATCTCGCAGTCGCGCCTGCCGGGGGCCTGCCGGTGGAGTGACGCATTTGTTTACAATTATACCTAATCGGGTTAGCACAGCACGCGCTGAGACGCGTCCCTTGTTGGGCATCACAACCAAGAAACCCGCAACACGCCACCCAAGTCTTGGGTACTTTCAAATGTTCAAGGCTGTCatgggccatcatggccacacAACTGGACGGCCAGTGGCAAGTCTGAATGTGCCATGTAGTACGTTCAGGTCCATGTGTGCGGCGCCTGTGATTATGTGCTGCACAAAGCCCTGTACAGCTGGTGTTTTGGAGTACGATACAATGCTCCGAGTGGTAGGTGAATGCTCGCACAAAGGACAACGCCTCCCCTTGGATTGACCAAATACGTACCAGACTTGCTTCTATCTCGGTACCCTTGCCTAACCCCTGTCTTATCCAAGACTCAGACCCACGAGGCCTGCAACTACTCACTTTCTGCGTGGGTGCATCTTGAATCCCGGCCTCC is part of the Metarhizium brunneum chromosome 4, complete sequence genome and harbors:
- the wee1 gene encoding Mitosis inhibitor protein kinase wee1, with the protein product MSFSNGGGTLALPSPTHAHHMDVSSAVRSLRRSISRSPSKFLSRTSSQSSDSSRQASPQSPCRRFGATPQRQYISPSQPQTAPPAITSTHASTPHQSSVLTPLRPSVRLSLRSAKSAKTTSTSSRPLARARASPKSPLKRAFSAAPDSGNPGQPSVTSSPTSATPRGQDNKSSPRSAHSPGEKPSRHSFHLDVSGSSQYAALKALETPSSESYMVSTTGALKRSDATMNLDYPNQGSPASKRRSLHGVASFGPSGEFNIFGANTSSSQSFDIHEDPHASEYELTGANNGLVNSNREPLSSPSPVANLPRRSSSLRKSTLQQRYGEKGSWGRRTGERQLAQMGGDNSTPVRNRPRLSTDHFLPPPVPRDSPFNAGSPLPNASIHPLDNKGQHQPHPLSKTLTTSTSGNSLTEEPSGYAPGPKAADRPRPHIFSRSLPLNATRPTARSTNDHTKAVATPSRSHQLWIAAFNSTGLISKVNRNPEEEADRKLAPPDTPCKKHTNPFATFPPPVGSAIKRKGNSRNSFAGLPSTPFHSSSSRAPDTFGQPAKGLSIFQRGSASHSSRRGSILSLEGEDRKLFCDSNELPSISDGDIPPTPTKTTTLTTSLSNLSEQSLESPSANRTFILPLSAVKPAASRESTRSPVDGRRTPQTPQESLLPLDTSRLSISQAPDNVNDNTMPPPVTPTACRDFRSSTSIFVTPVNARTSSLDIDASLYSRFDKVEQVGKGEFSTVYRVTKLEHVSAFMLGNTTPSHSASRSPAKGQVFAVKKSRHSYYGHKDRETKLREVRTLQALTHAEHVVQYVDHWEDNFHLYIQTEFCEEGTLEKFLGNVGRGGRLDDFRIFKILQDLCLGLKEIHHAGFMHLDMKPANILITFEGVLKIGDFGLAQPCTSTEGVDVEGDREYMAPEMLKGKAGQSADVFSLGLMTLEAAANVVLPDNGPTWIALRSGDLSEVPSLTWTPSLEVQRDAIGNPTESAHSDDLQEGKTRSASNLFGSFKRSELQQAPEFMLEAFHPSSLDSIVKWMTAQEPAARPLIDQVLELEGLRWVAEHRNAPATVYEGNWGPAEMFPVSIANDSDTEMTDV